A single Xiphias gladius isolate SHS-SW01 ecotype Sanya breed wild chromosome 22, ASM1685928v1, whole genome shotgun sequence DNA region contains:
- the LOC120783904 gene encoding uncharacterized protein LOC120783904 isoform X9, giving the protein MQCKVTLLDDAQFECELDKHAKGQELLTKVCDHVNLLEKDYFGLGNWETPNSKKWLEPTKEIRKQVSGAVYEFTFNVKFYPPDPAQLTEDLTRYFLCLQLRKDIMRGALPCSFVTLSLLGSYTAQSELGEYDPELHGPDYVKDLSLAPGQSKELEDKVMELHRTYRSMSPAQADMLFLENAKKLAMYGVDLHQAKDLDGVDITLGVCSSGLMVYKDKLRINRFPWPKVLKISYKRSSFFIKIRPSEQEQYESTIGFKLPNYKASKKLWKVCVEHHTFFRVSTVEPPSSRRFLVLGSKFRYSGRTQAQTRQASSMIDRPAPRFTRSASKRLSRNLDGAGDDTLQFLQQLSVSTKSEADDWSLMLASEKPQPSPEFPARGESKQTSIQSWEEGQSVQTVTVAWQDTETGQTGSQTITQSVSPPWQELASDEQQQRRKEDEWSALLYHNPPFPFVPSFDFVKQPAKLSLTKMSSMDRLLQPSLKKQDDWFLYFDRIFSLSSLESVEKPFSPLPQFQLQEKDEQEVTSEEVIGRLQDTVTLVDKLIEVDVLERRLRKVRDLEERLQEMDEMAERIQEVIEEELGKEEVEKLREEEADLEKEKLIQVEDVTVRVVKKSVGKIETKEDNEVDELEEEIKQVFLKGLLSEEEEVEEVKVKEESEKEVTDESLFDDSLREKLRQIEKEWHDEVKEKSGSLDVIGTTSIVTYQKVEHRTKKRVTIIDERGQQQEDIEDMQIKAGVITEERLEKRQIWRETELLEERTEREVAKTLQAEDQSQVEDKDVWFILFDRPPYKAVFKPPVSTVEHAQVEKGEYFISKTEIVTIEKKTEIIVEESKIRQEEVLHGPEIPPLQTISERDEWFVLLDLIPKETPYVPPVIWKGRDQMEAESFVSVVGTAADEEIREVVVEERKILEKAPRHLQEIPQQPGIERDDDWFVLLDLIPKETPYVPPVIWKGRDQMEAESFVSVVGTAADEEIREVVVEERKIIEKAPRHLQEIPQQPGIERDDDWFVLLAVVPKETSYVPPVAVVERVQVSPEEHVSLTEVATIEQREERVEVVVEDAEIKQELSEKQVEALPQALKEIEDDWFMLLDVTIREPSFVPPVTMAEYVKVYPEESSSAMVETIAVESKKEVVVEEALGQKEEKKLPIQIVPELKISQPVRERDDDWFLLLDVVPRETSYVPQVSLAVPSQIYPSVEHQIEVKSKEQKFQQVDRDQIRPQPSQPLPERDDDWFVLFDTIREEAVILPSATRVVIIPDMRKTFEVEVTTTETSTWKKRIIGVASRQDERRLSEIRPIQTAPPSERGGGDDWFVLFDIIREKPVVIPPVAVPARIQIPAKVRVPTAVAKTRIAISETRPLFEKRILEERRPLTHTHVNDDWFVLLDVGLKESVVSTQRGARPVSAPVFSQAALAEAGIPMAPFDQPQTSTPIKTSHQEERKLEVTVEAVEPSKIEAVPEVKPAVWRDQREVESSLISTINGDIQHESEVISTEVVRMRKKRAKKIEGDSIYMRHSLLMLEEFAKPQEDLLRHHASISKLKRNFMEAVPEPRPSEWDKRLSTHSPFRTLGINGQPLTSADGFVIRLPRGPLLDFYSKRS; this is encoded by the exons ATGCAATGCAAAGTCACCTTACTGGATGACGCTCAGTTTGAGTGTGAACTTGAT AAACATGCTAAAGGCCAGGAACTTTTGACAAAGGTGTGTGACCACGTCAACCTGCTGGAGAAAGATTACTTTGGCCTAGGTAACTGGGAAACCCCAAACAGCAAG aaatgGTTGGAACCCACAAAAGAGATCCGGAAACAGGTTTCTGGTGCTGTCTATGAGTTTACATTCAATGTGAAGTTCTACCCTCCTGATCCAGCACAGCTCACTGAAGACCTCACCAG ATACTTTCTATGTCTCCAGCTAAGGAAGGACATTATGCGTGGTGCTCTTCCCTGTTCCTTTGTCACACTATCCCTGCTGGGCTCCTACACGGCCCAATCAGAGCTTGGGGAGTATGACCCAGAACTCCATGGACCCGACTACGTTAAGGATCTGAGTCTGGCCCCCGGACAGAGCAAAGAGCTGGAGGACAAAGTAATGGAGCTGCATCGCACATACAG GTCAATGAGTCCAGCCCAAGCAGACATGTTGTTTCTGGAAAATGCCAAGAAACTCGCCATGTATGGAGTTGACCTGCACCAAGCCAAG GATCTGGATGGTGTCGACATTACACTGGGGGTTTGCTCCAGTGGTCTGATGGTTTACAAGGATAAGCTTAGGATCAACCGTTTCCCTTGGCCCAAAGTGCTCAAGATCTCTTACAAACGCAGCAGCTTCTTTATCAAGATCCGGCCATCAGAG CAAGAGCAGTATGAAAGCACAATTGGCTTCAAGCTGCCCAACTACAAAGCCTCAAAGAAGCTGTGGAAAGTTTGTGTTGAACACCATACCTTCTTCAG GGTTTCAACAGTGGAGCCTCCCTCATCACGTCGCTTCCTTGTTTTGGGCTCAAAGTTCCGGTACAGCGGGCGTACTCAGGCCCAGACCCGCCAGGCGAGCTCAATGATCGACCGCCCGGCCCCTCGCTTCACACGCTCTGCAAGCAAGAGGCTGTCCCGTAACTTAGATGGAg CTGGAGATGACACTCTCCAGTTTCTGCAACAACTCTCAGTATCAACCAAGTCTGAGGCTGATGACTGGTCTTTGATGCTGGCATCTGAAAAACCTCAGCCTTCTCCTGAATTCCCAG CCAGAGGGGAGTCTAAGCAGACTTCCATTCAGTCCTGGGAGGAGGGGCAGTCTGTTCAGACAGTAACAGTAGCCTGGCAGGACACTGAAACTGGGCAGACTGGCTCTCAAACCATCACCCAGTCAGTGAGTCCGCCGTGGCAGGAGCTGGCTTCtgatgagcagcagcagaggagaaaagaagatgagTGGTCTGCCCTGCTGTATCATAATCCTCCTTTTCCATTTGTCCCGTCGTTTGATTTTGTGAAACAGCCAG CTAAGCTCAGCTTGACAAAAATGAGCTCTATGGACAGGCTCTTGCAACCTTCACTGAAAAAGCAAGACGATTGGTTCCTGTACTTTGACCGAATCTTCAGCCTGTCTTCACTGGAGAGTGTTGAAAAACCAT TCTCTCCCCTACCCCAGTTCCAGCTCCAGGAGAAGGATGAGCAGGAAGTGACCAGTGAGGAGGTCATAGGGAGGCTTCAGGACACTGTGACCTTGGTAGACAAGCTGATAGAGGTAGATGTTTTGGAAAGGAGGCTGAGGAAAGTGAGGGATTTGGAGGAAAGGCTCCAAGAAATGGATGAGATGGCGGAGAGAATTCAAGAAGTAATAGAGGAAGAATTGGggaaggaggaggtagagaagttgagagaagaagaagcagatttggaaaaagaaaaactaatacAAGTGGAAGATGTAACAGTAAGAGTGGTGAAGAAATCTGTGGGGAAGATAGAGACCAAAGAGGATAATGAAGTGGATGAACTGGAAGAGGAGATAAAacaggtgtttttaaaaggcTTGTTGTCGGAAGAGGAAGAGGTCGAAGAGGTCAAGGTGAaggaagagagtgaaaaagaggtGACAGATGAGAGTCTGTTTGATGATAGTTTGAGAGAGAAGCTACGCCAGATAGAAAAGGAATGGCACGACGAGGTGAAGGAGAAGTCTGGCTCTCTAGATGTCATTGGCACCACTTCAATAGTGACATATCAGAAGGTGGAGCATAGGACTAAGAAGAGAGTGACTATTATAGATGAGAGAGGGCAACAACAAGAAGATATAGAAGACATGCAGATAAAGGCTGGTGTAATAACAGAGGAGAGGTTAGAAAAACGACAGATATGGCGTGAGACAGAATTGCTGGAGGAGAGAACTGAGAGAGAGGTTGCAAAGACGCTTCAGGCTGAGGATCAATCTCAGGTGGAAGATAAGGATGTCTGGTTCATACTTTTTGACCGCCCTCCATACAAAGCTGTTTTCAAACCACcag TTTCCACTGTGGAACATGCTCAAGTGGAGAAAGGCGAGTATTTCATCTCAAAGACTGAAATTGTAAcaattgaaaagaaaacagagattaTAGTAGAAGAGAGTAAAATAAGACAAGAGGAAGTATTGCATGGACCAGAGATCCCACCACTACAGACCATCAGCGAAAGAGATGAGTGGTTTGTGCTGCTGGATCTTATTCCCAAAGAAACACCTTATGTACCACCAG TTATCTGGAAGGGGCGAGACCAGATGGAGGCAGAAAGTTTTGTCTCAGTGGTTGGAACTGCGGCAGATGAGGAGATCAGAGAAGTAGTTgttgaagagagaaagatattAGAAAAGGCACCAAGACATCTACAAGAAATCCCACAACAGCCagggatagagagagatgatgactggtttgtgctgctggatcttattccaaaagaaacaccTTATGTACCACCAG TTATCTGGAAGGGACGAGACCAGATGGAGGCAGAAAGCTTTGTCTCAGTGGTTGGAACCGCGGCAGATGAGGAGATCAGAGAAGTAGTTgttgaagagagaaagataataGAAAAGGCACCAAGACATCTACAAGAAATCCCACAACAGCCagggatagagagagatgaTGACTGGTTTGTGTTGCTGGCTGTTGTTCCAAAAGAGACATCATATGTACCACCAG TTGCTGTTGTGGAGCGTGTTCAAGTATCACCAGAAGAACATGTCTCTCTGACTGAAGTAGCAACCATTGAGCAGAGGGAAGAAAGGGTGGAAGTTGTAGTAGAAGAcgcagaaataaaacaagagcTGAGTGAAAAGCAAGTAGAAGCACTGCCACAGGCTCTGAAAGAGATAGAAGATGACTGGTTTATGCTGCTGGATGTTACCATTAGAGAACCATCATTTGTGCCACCAG TTACAATGGCCGAGTATGTTAAGGTTTATCCTGAAGAAAGCAGTTCTGCTATGGTGGAAACAATAGCAGTGGAGTCCAAGAAGGAGGTTGTTGTTGAAGAGGCTCTGGggcagaaagaggaaaagaagctTCCCATTCAAATTGTCCCAGAGCTGAAAATATCCCAGCctgtgagagaaagagatgatGACTGGTTTCTGCTGCTGGATGTTGTTCCCAGAGAAACTTCATATGTGCCTCAAG TTTCTCTGGCAGTGCCGAGCCAAATTTATCCAAGTGTTGAACATCAAATTGAAGTGAAAAGCAAAGAGCAGAAGTTTCAGCAGGTTGATCGTGACCAAATTAGACCACAGCCTTCCCAGCCACTGCCAGAGAGAGATGACGACTGGTTTGTGCTGTTTGATACTATTCGTGAAGAAGCAGTCATACTACCATCAG CTACCCGTGTTGTGATTATTCCGGATATGAGGAAAACGTTTGAGGTTGAAGTGACAACCACAGAGACTAGTACATGGAAGAAGAGGATAATTGGTGTGGCCAGCAGGCAAGATGAGAGACGTTTGTCTGAGATAAGACCAATCCAAACTGCACCACCatcagagagaggaggaggagatgattGGTTTGTCCTGTTCGACATCATCCGAGAAAAGCCTGTTGTCATACCACCAG TCGCTGTCCCTGCGCGCATCCAGATCCCAGCAAAGGTCAGAGTTCCAACTGCTGTGGCCAAAACAAGGATAGCTATTTCTGAGACGAGACCACTGTTTGAGAAACGGATCCTGGAGGAAAGAcgtccactcacacacacacatgtcaatGATGACTGGTTTGTTCTACTAGATGTTGGCCTCAAAGAGtcag TGGTGAGCACACAGAGGGGCGCCCGTCCTGTCAGTGCGCCAGTCTTCTCCCAGGCTGCTCTGGCTGAGGCAGGGATCCCCATGGCCCCTTTCGACCAGCCCCAGACCTCCACTCCAATCAAGACCAGCCACCAGGAGGAAAGAAAGCTGGAGGTCACAGTAGAAGCCGTGGAGCCCTCAAAAATAGAGGCTGTGCCTGAAGTCAAG CCAGCAGTGTGGAGGGACCAGAGAGAAGTAGAATCTTCACTGATATCCACCATCAATGGGGACATTCAG CACGAGTCAGAGGTGATCAGCACGGAGGTGGTGCGAATGCGAAAG aaaagagCTAAGAAAATTGAGGGTGACTCAATTTATATGAGACATAGCCTTTTAATGTTGGAG GAGTTCGCTAAGCCTCAGGAGGACCTGCTCAGGCATCATGCCAGTATCAGTAAGCTGAAGAGGAACTTCATGGAAGCCGTCCCTGAGCCCAGGCCCAGTGAGTGGGACAAGCGCCTGTCCACACACTCTCCGTTCCGCACCCTGGGTATCAATGGTCAGCCTCTGACCAGTGCGGATGGG TTTGTCATCCGCCTCCCACGCGGCCCCCTTCTAGACTTCTACTCCAAACGCAGCTGA
- the LOC120783904 gene encoding uncharacterized protein LOC120783904 isoform X10, translating into MQCKVTLLDDAQFECELDKHAKGQELLTKVCDHVNLLEKDYFGLGNWETPNSKKWLEPTKEIRKQVSGAVYEFTFNVKFYPPDPAQLTEDLTRYFLCLQLRKDIMRGALPCSFVTLSLLGSYTAQSELGEYDPELHGPDYVKDLSLAPGQSKELEDKVMELHRTYRSMSPAQADMLFLENAKKLAMYGVDLHQAKDLDGVDITLGVCSSGLMVYKDKLRINRFPWPKVLKISYKRSSFFIKIRPSEQEQYESTIGFKLPNYKASKKLWKVCVEHHTFFRVSTVEPPSSRRFLVLGSKFRYSGRTQAQTRQASSMIDRPAPRFTRSASKRLSRNLDGAGDDTLQFLQQLSVSTKSEADDWSLMLASEKPQPSPEFPARGESKQTSIQSWEEGQSVQTVTVAWQDTETGQTGSQTITQSVSPPWQELASDEQQQRRKEDEWSALLYHNPPFPFVPSFDFVKQPAKLSLTKMSSMDRLLQPSLKKQDDWFLYFDRIFSLSSLESVEKPFSPLPQFQLQEKDEQEVTSEEVIGRLQDTVTLVDKLIEVDVLERRLRKVRDLEERLQEMDEMAERIQEVIEEELGKEEVEKLREEEADLEKEKLIQVEDVTVRVVKKSVGKIETKEDNEVDELEEEIKQVFLKGLLSEEEEVEEVKVKEESEKEVTDESLFDDSLREKLRQIEKEWHDEVKEKSGSLDVIGTTSIVTYQKVEHRTKKRVTIIDERGQQQEDIEDMQIKAGVITEERLEKRQIWRETELLEERTEREVAKTLQAEDQSQVEDKDVWFILFDRPPYKAVFKPPVSTVEHAQVEKGEYFISKTEIVTIEKKTEIIVEESKIRQEEVLHGPEIPPLQTISERDEWFVLLDLIPKETPYVPPVIWKGRDQMEAESFVSVVGTAADEEIREVVVEERKILEKAPRHLQEIPQQPGIERDDDWFVLLDLIPKETPYVPPVIWKGRDQMEAESFVSVVGTAADEEIREVVVEERKIIEKAPRHLQEIPQQPGIERDDDWFVLLAVVPKETSYVPPVAVVERVQVSPEEHVSLTEVATIEQREERVEVVVEDAEIKQELSEKQVEALPQALKEIEDDWFMLLDVTIREPSFVPPVTMAEYVKVYPEESSSAMVETIAVESKKEVVVEEALGQKEEKKLPIQIVPELKISQPVRERDDDWFLLLDVVPRETSYVPQVSLAVPSQIYPSVEHQIEVKSKEQKFQQVDRDQIRPQPSQPLPERDDDWFVLFDTIREEAVILPSATRVVIIPDMRKTFEVEVTTTETSTWKKRIIGVASRQDERRLSEIRPIQTAPPSERGGGDDWFVLFDIIREKPVVIPPVAVPARIQIPAKVRVPTAVAKTRIAISETRPLFEKRILEERRPLTHTHVNDDWFVLLDVGLKESVVSTQRGARPVSAPVFSQAALAEAGIPMAPFDQPQTSTPIKTSHQEERKLEVTVEAVEPSKIEAVPEVKPAVWRDQREVESSLISTINGDIQHESEVISTEVVRMRKVLNEIHVSFDAHAVYCKR; encoded by the exons ATGCAATGCAAAGTCACCTTACTGGATGACGCTCAGTTTGAGTGTGAACTTGAT AAACATGCTAAAGGCCAGGAACTTTTGACAAAGGTGTGTGACCACGTCAACCTGCTGGAGAAAGATTACTTTGGCCTAGGTAACTGGGAAACCCCAAACAGCAAG aaatgGTTGGAACCCACAAAAGAGATCCGGAAACAGGTTTCTGGTGCTGTCTATGAGTTTACATTCAATGTGAAGTTCTACCCTCCTGATCCAGCACAGCTCACTGAAGACCTCACCAG ATACTTTCTATGTCTCCAGCTAAGGAAGGACATTATGCGTGGTGCTCTTCCCTGTTCCTTTGTCACACTATCCCTGCTGGGCTCCTACACGGCCCAATCAGAGCTTGGGGAGTATGACCCAGAACTCCATGGACCCGACTACGTTAAGGATCTGAGTCTGGCCCCCGGACAGAGCAAAGAGCTGGAGGACAAAGTAATGGAGCTGCATCGCACATACAG GTCAATGAGTCCAGCCCAAGCAGACATGTTGTTTCTGGAAAATGCCAAGAAACTCGCCATGTATGGAGTTGACCTGCACCAAGCCAAG GATCTGGATGGTGTCGACATTACACTGGGGGTTTGCTCCAGTGGTCTGATGGTTTACAAGGATAAGCTTAGGATCAACCGTTTCCCTTGGCCCAAAGTGCTCAAGATCTCTTACAAACGCAGCAGCTTCTTTATCAAGATCCGGCCATCAGAG CAAGAGCAGTATGAAAGCACAATTGGCTTCAAGCTGCCCAACTACAAAGCCTCAAAGAAGCTGTGGAAAGTTTGTGTTGAACACCATACCTTCTTCAG GGTTTCAACAGTGGAGCCTCCCTCATCACGTCGCTTCCTTGTTTTGGGCTCAAAGTTCCGGTACAGCGGGCGTACTCAGGCCCAGACCCGCCAGGCGAGCTCAATGATCGACCGCCCGGCCCCTCGCTTCACACGCTCTGCAAGCAAGAGGCTGTCCCGTAACTTAGATGGAg CTGGAGATGACACTCTCCAGTTTCTGCAACAACTCTCAGTATCAACCAAGTCTGAGGCTGATGACTGGTCTTTGATGCTGGCATCTGAAAAACCTCAGCCTTCTCCTGAATTCCCAG CCAGAGGGGAGTCTAAGCAGACTTCCATTCAGTCCTGGGAGGAGGGGCAGTCTGTTCAGACAGTAACAGTAGCCTGGCAGGACACTGAAACTGGGCAGACTGGCTCTCAAACCATCACCCAGTCAGTGAGTCCGCCGTGGCAGGAGCTGGCTTCtgatgagcagcagcagaggagaaaagaagatgagTGGTCTGCCCTGCTGTATCATAATCCTCCTTTTCCATTTGTCCCGTCGTTTGATTTTGTGAAACAGCCAG CTAAGCTCAGCTTGACAAAAATGAGCTCTATGGACAGGCTCTTGCAACCTTCACTGAAAAAGCAAGACGATTGGTTCCTGTACTTTGACCGAATCTTCAGCCTGTCTTCACTGGAGAGTGTTGAAAAACCAT TCTCTCCCCTACCCCAGTTCCAGCTCCAGGAGAAGGATGAGCAGGAAGTGACCAGTGAGGAGGTCATAGGGAGGCTTCAGGACACTGTGACCTTGGTAGACAAGCTGATAGAGGTAGATGTTTTGGAAAGGAGGCTGAGGAAAGTGAGGGATTTGGAGGAAAGGCTCCAAGAAATGGATGAGATGGCGGAGAGAATTCAAGAAGTAATAGAGGAAGAATTGGggaaggaggaggtagagaagttgagagaagaagaagcagatttggaaaaagaaaaactaatacAAGTGGAAGATGTAACAGTAAGAGTGGTGAAGAAATCTGTGGGGAAGATAGAGACCAAAGAGGATAATGAAGTGGATGAACTGGAAGAGGAGATAAAacaggtgtttttaaaaggcTTGTTGTCGGAAGAGGAAGAGGTCGAAGAGGTCAAGGTGAaggaagagagtgaaaaagaggtGACAGATGAGAGTCTGTTTGATGATAGTTTGAGAGAGAAGCTACGCCAGATAGAAAAGGAATGGCACGACGAGGTGAAGGAGAAGTCTGGCTCTCTAGATGTCATTGGCACCACTTCAATAGTGACATATCAGAAGGTGGAGCATAGGACTAAGAAGAGAGTGACTATTATAGATGAGAGAGGGCAACAACAAGAAGATATAGAAGACATGCAGATAAAGGCTGGTGTAATAACAGAGGAGAGGTTAGAAAAACGACAGATATGGCGTGAGACAGAATTGCTGGAGGAGAGAACTGAGAGAGAGGTTGCAAAGACGCTTCAGGCTGAGGATCAATCTCAGGTGGAAGATAAGGATGTCTGGTTCATACTTTTTGACCGCCCTCCATACAAAGCTGTTTTCAAACCACcag TTTCCACTGTGGAACATGCTCAAGTGGAGAAAGGCGAGTATTTCATCTCAAAGACTGAAATTGTAAcaattgaaaagaaaacagagattaTAGTAGAAGAGAGTAAAATAAGACAAGAGGAAGTATTGCATGGACCAGAGATCCCACCACTACAGACCATCAGCGAAAGAGATGAGTGGTTTGTGCTGCTGGATCTTATTCCCAAAGAAACACCTTATGTACCACCAG TTATCTGGAAGGGGCGAGACCAGATGGAGGCAGAAAGTTTTGTCTCAGTGGTTGGAACTGCGGCAGATGAGGAGATCAGAGAAGTAGTTgttgaagagagaaagatattAGAAAAGGCACCAAGACATCTACAAGAAATCCCACAACAGCCagggatagagagagatgatgactggtttgtgctgctggatcttattccaaaagaaacaccTTATGTACCACCAG TTATCTGGAAGGGACGAGACCAGATGGAGGCAGAAAGCTTTGTCTCAGTGGTTGGAACCGCGGCAGATGAGGAGATCAGAGAAGTAGTTgttgaagagagaaagataataGAAAAGGCACCAAGACATCTACAAGAAATCCCACAACAGCCagggatagagagagatgaTGACTGGTTTGTGTTGCTGGCTGTTGTTCCAAAAGAGACATCATATGTACCACCAG TTGCTGTTGTGGAGCGTGTTCAAGTATCACCAGAAGAACATGTCTCTCTGACTGAAGTAGCAACCATTGAGCAGAGGGAAGAAAGGGTGGAAGTTGTAGTAGAAGAcgcagaaataaaacaagagcTGAGTGAAAAGCAAGTAGAAGCACTGCCACAGGCTCTGAAAGAGATAGAAGATGACTGGTTTATGCTGCTGGATGTTACCATTAGAGAACCATCATTTGTGCCACCAG TTACAATGGCCGAGTATGTTAAGGTTTATCCTGAAGAAAGCAGTTCTGCTATGGTGGAAACAATAGCAGTGGAGTCCAAGAAGGAGGTTGTTGTTGAAGAGGCTCTGGggcagaaagaggaaaagaagctTCCCATTCAAATTGTCCCAGAGCTGAAAATATCCCAGCctgtgagagaaagagatgatGACTGGTTTCTGCTGCTGGATGTTGTTCCCAGAGAAACTTCATATGTGCCTCAAG TTTCTCTGGCAGTGCCGAGCCAAATTTATCCAAGTGTTGAACATCAAATTGAAGTGAAAAGCAAAGAGCAGAAGTTTCAGCAGGTTGATCGTGACCAAATTAGACCACAGCCTTCCCAGCCACTGCCAGAGAGAGATGACGACTGGTTTGTGCTGTTTGATACTATTCGTGAAGAAGCAGTCATACTACCATCAG CTACCCGTGTTGTGATTATTCCGGATATGAGGAAAACGTTTGAGGTTGAAGTGACAACCACAGAGACTAGTACATGGAAGAAGAGGATAATTGGTGTGGCCAGCAGGCAAGATGAGAGACGTTTGTCTGAGATAAGACCAATCCAAACTGCACCACCatcagagagaggaggaggagatgattGGTTTGTCCTGTTCGACATCATCCGAGAAAAGCCTGTTGTCATACCACCAG TCGCTGTCCCTGCGCGCATCCAGATCCCAGCAAAGGTCAGAGTTCCAACTGCTGTGGCCAAAACAAGGATAGCTATTTCTGAGACGAGACCACTGTTTGAGAAACGGATCCTGGAGGAAAGAcgtccactcacacacacacatgtcaatGATGACTGGTTTGTTCTACTAGATGTTGGCCTCAAAGAGtcag TGGTGAGCACACAGAGGGGCGCCCGTCCTGTCAGTGCGCCAGTCTTCTCCCAGGCTGCTCTGGCTGAGGCAGGGATCCCCATGGCCCCTTTCGACCAGCCCCAGACCTCCACTCCAATCAAGACCAGCCACCAGGAGGAAAGAAAGCTGGAGGTCACAGTAGAAGCCGTGGAGCCCTCAAAAATAGAGGCTGTGCCTGAAGTCAAG CCAGCAGTGTGGAGGGACCAGAGAGAAGTAGAATCTTCACTGATATCCACCATCAATGGGGACATTCAG CACGAGTCAGAGGTGATCAGCACGGAGGTGGTGCGAATGCGAAAG GTCTTAAATGAAATCCACGTCAGCTTCGATGCACATGCAGTATATTGTAAGAGGTAG